In Sulfitobacter sp. LCG007, the sequence CGACTGCCTGCTCTGCTGGGAAACGGACCTGCCCGTGGCGATGGCGATCAACGGGGTCGACTGCATCACGATGCTGCTTGCCGATCACGGCTACGCGGTGCATTCCCAGACCTATATCGCGACCAACGAGGGTCTCGCCACGAACCGCGCCGAGATCGTCGGACTGATGGCGGGCGAGGTCGGGGGATGGAACATCTACCGCGAGAATACGGACGCCGCAGCGGAACTGACCGTGTCACGTTTCCCCGATGCGGGTCTCGACCTGCCGACCCAGAAGATGCAGGCCGCGCGCCAGGTGCCGCTGATGTTCTCGGCTCTGACCGACGAGAAGGGGTTCGGCTGGTGGACCGACGAAACCGTCGAGGCCAATATCGGGACGCTGGCCCTTCTCGGGCGCGAGGTGACGCCGGACTTGTGGGACCGCTCGATCCTAGAAGAGATACATGACGTCTGACGCGCGGAAGTCTGCGGGCGGTATCGTCTGCAAGACCCTCTCCAAGCGCTTCGGACCGGTCGAGGCACTTGCGCCGCTCGATCTGACATTCGCCGCCGGCAAGACGACTGCCCTCGTGGGCCCGTCCGGATGCGGCAAGTCGACCCTTCTGCGCCTTGTCGCGGGCCTCGAGGATCCCGACGGGGGAAGCATCGAGATAGACGGCCTGCCGCCCGCGGACCTTGCCAGGCGCGGCCGGCTGGCGGTGGCCTTCCAGGACCCTTCGCTGCTGCCGTGGCGCAGTGTGCGGGGCAATGTGGCCTTGGCGCGAAAGCTTGCCCGCATGCCCGCCGATCCGGAAGAGATCGACCGCCTGATCAGCCTTGTCGGCCTCGGGGGGTTCGCCGAAACCCGTCCCGCCGCACTGTCGGGCGGCATGCGCCAGCGCGCCGCCATCGCCCGGGCGATCGTCACCGCACCAGAGGTGCTCTTGCTCGATGAACCCTTCGGGGCGGTCGACGCCCTGACGCGGCGGACGCTGGCCGAGGATCTGGCGCCGATCTGGGAGGCGCGCGGCACCACGACGCTTCTCGTCACCCATTCGGTGGACGAGGCGGTGATGCTGTCGGACCGCATCATCGTTCTGTCGGCCCGCCCCGCGCGGGTGGTCGCCGACATCGACGTTCCCCTGCCGCGTCCGCGCCTG encodes:
- a CDS encoding ABC transporter ATP-binding protein, giving the protein MTSDARKSAGGIVCKTLSKRFGPVEALAPLDLTFAAGKTTALVGPSGCGKSTLLRLVAGLEDPDGGSIEIDGLPPADLARRGRLAVAFQDPSLLPWRSVRGNVALARKLARMPADPEEIDRLISLVGLGGFAETRPAALSGGMRQRAAIARAIVTAPEVLLLDEPFGAVDALTRRTLAEDLAPIWEARGTTTLLVTHSVDEAVMLSDRIIVLSARPARVVADIDVPLPRPRLARHAGTPDFSAIAGDVERALAISIGSSEAGLAAE
- a CDS encoding ABC transporter substrate-binding protein; protein product: MQLSWLHSVQFAGSYIAQDRGLWEDGGLDVTLMQGGPNAPVEPQVISGSALVGISAADYTAAAVAEGAPFRIIGVAMQKNPFAIASLPDNPVNTPKDLPGRKIGMALANMPVLEALCTLNGVDVSAIEVVPTQYSAQPLVAGEVDCLLCWETDLPVAMAINGVDCITMLLADHGYAVHSQTYIATNEGLATNRAEIVGLMAGEVGGWNIYRENTDAAAELTVSRFPDAGLDLPTQKMQAARQVPLMFSALTDEKGFGWWTDETVEANIGTLALLGREVTPDLWDRSILEEIHDV